One Carassius carassius chromosome 20, fCarCar2.1, whole genome shotgun sequence DNA segment encodes these proteins:
- the shhb gene encoding tiggy-winkle hedgehog protein: MDVRLHLKQIAFLCFISLLLTPCGLACGPGRGYGKRRHPKKLTPLSYKQFIPNVAEKTLGASGKYEGKITRNSERFKELIPNYNPDIIFKDEENTNADRLMTKRCKDKLNSLAISVMNQWPGVKLRVTEGWDEDGHHFEESLHYEGRAVDITTSDRDKSKYGMLSRLAVEAGFDWVHYESKAHIHCSVKAENSVAAKSGGCFPGSGTVTLADGRRKHIKDLKAGDRVLAADEEGNVLLSDFIMFMDHDPTTRRQFIVIETSEPFTKLTLTAAHLVFVGNASARFGTTATFASNVKPGDTVLVSEGTDKSLKSVTVKRIYTEEHEGSYAPVTAHGTIIVDRVLASCYAVIESHKWAHWAFAPVRLSHKVMTWLFPARDSNVTFQEDGIHWYSNMLFHIGSWLLDRDSFHPLGISHLS; encoded by the exons ATGGACGTAAGGCTGCATCTGAAGCAAATTGCTTTTCTGTGTTTTATCAGCCTGCTTCTGACGCCTTGTGGATTAGCCTGTGGTCCCGGTAGAGGTTATGGAAAACGAAGACATCCAAAGAAATTAACCCCTTTGTCTTACAAGCAATTCATTCCCAACGTTGCCGAGAAAACGCTCGGGGCAAGCGGCAAATACGAAGGCAAAATCACAAGGAATTCAGAGCGATTTAAAGAGCTGATTCCGAATTATAATCCCGATATCATCTTTAAAGACGAGGAAAACACAAACGCTGACAGACTGATGACCAAG AGGTGTAAGGACAAGTTAAATTCGTTGGCGATATCCGTCATGAACCAGTGGCCAGGTGTGAAACTGCGCGTCACTGAAGGCTGGGATGAGGATGGTCACCATTTCGAAGAATCTTTGCACTACGAGGGACGGGCGGTGGACATAACTACCTCAGACAGGGATAAAAGCAAGTATGGGATGCTATCTAGACTTGCAGTGGAGGCAGGATTCGACTGGGTCCATTACGAATCCAAAGCCCATATACACTGCTCTGTCAAAGCAG AAAATTCAGTCGCTGCTAAATCGGGGGGATGCTTTCCTGGATCTGGTACGGTGACACTCGCAGACGGGAGGAGGAAACACATCAAAGATCTTAAAGCGGGCGACCGGGTTTTAGCTGCGGACGAGGAGGGAAATGTCTTATTGAGCGACTTCATCATGTTCATGGACCACGATCCGACAACGAGAAGGCAATTCATCGTCATCGAGACGTCAGAGCCTTTTACAAAGCTCACCCTCACAGCCGCGCACCTCGTCTTCGTTGGAAACGCCTCGGCTAGATTTGGTACAACAGCAACGTTTGCCAGCAACGTGAAGCCTGGAGATACAGTTCTGGTGTCGGAAGGAACAGACAAGAGCCTCAAGAGCGTTACAGTGAAGAGGATTTACACTGAAGAGCACGAGGGCTCTTACGCGCCAGTCACCGCGCACGGAACCATAATAGTGGATCGGGTGCTGGCTTCGTGTTACGCGGTTATTGAGAGTCACAAGTGGGCGCACTGGGCTTTTGCACCGGTCAGGTTAAGTCACAAGGTGATGACGTGGCTTTTCCCGGCTCGTGATTCAAACGTCACTTTTCAGGAGGACGGCATCCACTGGTACTCAAATATGCTGTTTCACATCGGCTCGTGGCTGCTGGACAGAGACTCTTTCCATCCACTCGGGATTTCACACTTGAGTTGA